TTGTTTGAGCGGGAAAAATATCTAAGTCAAAACGGTAATCTTTTAACATACATTGACTTGGCTAGGGAAGCTTTAGCCGAGAGAAGTATTCGGGTTTTGCAAGGCGATAGAGTGGGAGATGTACAACATGTTGAGTCTTTAAGAAGGCCGGATGGTTACAGTAGCGCTAGACTTGCTTTAAGTGCATCAAAGGCTTTAAATATTTTAGTTTATTGTGATGGCAAGGATAGATTTTTAAAAACCTTAGATGGGCGAAATGTGGGTGTTCAAAATGGTAATTTTGTAATTCTAGATTCCTTTCATAGCAAGAGCTATGGCGATGCCCCAAACGAATATACTACTATTGAAATTTATAAGGAAAGTATTTTAAATCCCAATTTTAATAAATTTGCATTAGATCAAACTGGTTCTTTTGTTTACATTAGTGAGTTAGATAAAAAGGTGTATCTTGATGATGTTTCAAATTTATCTAGGATGGAGCTTTTGTTTTTGTTTTATGAGCTGTTCCCTATTTCAAAATTAAAGAGTGTAGGGGATTGGTATGATTTTGGGTTTTCATCTATTCTTAAAGAGCTTAAAAAAGCTTATAATTTGGAAATAAATTCAAGGAGAATTAAATGAAGTATCGAGATGTCAGTAAAATGTTTAAGTTTATCGTTTTAATTTTAGTATTTCTTCTTTTGTCTTGTGCTCCTACTAAGTTAAGAACGGACAAAAATTTAGTAAGTGGTCAACTTGAGAATGGATTTAGGTATTATGTTTATGCTAATAAAACGCCGGAGAAGGCTGTTTATATGGGAATTTTATTTAATGTTGGCTCTTTGCATGAAGAAGAACATGAGAGAGGTTTGGCTCATTATCTTGAGCATATGGCTTTTAAGGGAACAGAAGATTATCCGGGTGGCGAGGGTATTTTGAAGGTTCTTAAAAAGTTTGGGATGGCATTTGGAGCGGATATTAATGCATATACTACCTTTGATAAGACTTATTATAGCCTTGATTTGCCCGATGGTAATAATGAAGAAGAAGTTGATGAGGCTTTAAATGTGTTGAAAAACTGGGCATCACAGATGGAATTGGATGAAGTAGAAATAGAGAAAGAGCGTAATATTATTATTGAAGAGAAGAAACGTGGAGAGCGTTATCCCAACAGAATTATTGAAAAAATATTTAAATTCATTCTTGGTGGTAGCAAATATGTGGACAGGTTTCCTATTGGACTTGAGGATAGAATTTTATCTTTTAAGTCGGGGGATTTTAAGGAATTTTATAAAAAATGGTACAGACCGGAACTTACTAGTGTTATTATCGTGGGAGACATTGAGCCTAATAGAATTGAGAAAAAAATAAAAGAAAAATTTTCGTCTTTTAAAAAACCTGAGGGTGAAATAGGAAAGATTAAGATAAATCTGGATACGGTAATGAATGAAAAATTTGCTAGCATAGAAGATTTTGAAAAACCGTTCCCTGGCATGGCTTTTATTAAAAAAGATAACTACGACATATCGCCTACGTCTAGTTACATTAAAAAAAAGGTTGAACAAGCCTTGTTGAATAATCTTTTTGCAAACAGGTTTGCCGAGTTGAAGACTTCTGGAATTAATTATTTTATGTCTTTTGATAAACAGGCTTCTCCATTAAGGTCGGACGATAAGTATATTCTAATTGATCAAATTTCTGTTGATTTAAATCCAGAATATTTAAAAGAAGGTATTGAAGAGTTTTTTTATCAGTTTGAGAGGATAAAGAAATTTGGATTTACGCAGGGGGAAGTGGATAAGGTGAAATCTCAACTTGTGAGTTCTTATAAGCTTAATAAAGATAACATAGAGAAGAGAAATTCATCTACTATTGTGGATGTTTTAGTAGAAGTTGCATCAGGAGGTACTGATCTGCTTGATATGCATGAGTATTATGATATTGCTGTTGATCATCTAGATAAGATTAGTCTATCTACAATAACGGGTTTTGCTAAGAATGAAGCTTATGTAAGTGATAGTGCTATCATTTATTCTTATTCCAATAAATCTCATCTTGGTTTGACTCTTGAAGAAATCCAGGGAATTCAAAAGCTTGCATTAGGAAGAGAGATTGCTCCTTATGAAGATGTATCAATTCAGGGAAAATTTTTGAAGGAGGATTTGGAGAGTAGAGATATTATTGATGAGAAAGAATTTTTTGGAGGAGTTTCATCCTTTACTCTTGATAATGGGGTTGAAGTTTACTTTAAACACAATGAGCATAAGAAGAATGTAGTTGCTCTTCAAGCAAGTTCTTGGGGTGGTTTGTCAAATGAGGATTCTGACCTTATACCTGTTTTGGATTTAGCACCGAGTTTAGTTGCAAATTCAGGGTATGGGGATTATTCTCAACTTCAAGTTGAAAAGTATTTAGCAGATAAGGTTGTAAGTTTAAGTCCAGCAATTAATTTTCAAAAGACAAGCATTAGTGGTAGTTCTGAGGTTAAAAACCTTAAAACTCTTTTTGAGCTTATATATTTTACATTTCAAGAACCAAAGATAGATGATATTGTTTTACAAAATACTATTAACGATATAAGGGCCGTCATTAAAAGCAATGAGAATAATTCTAAGTATCTGTTTAGACGAGCTGTTAGGGGGTTTTATAGTAATGATGATTATCGCCATAGAGATATTAGGGAATCTGATTTGAATAACATGACAAAAGAGATCCTTTTGAATTTTTATAAAAAGAGATTTACTTACGCAAATAACTTTAAATTTGTGTTTGTGGGGGATGTGGATTTAGATACGATTAAGACTCTTTCAAGGAAGTATTTAGGTAATCTTAACTCTAAAAAAATGGATGAGTTTAAAGATTTAGACTATTCTTACAAGAAGGATTCGGACAGAATAGTTATAAAAAAAGGTGAGGATTCAAGTAGTGTCGTGCATGTTTTCTATCCCTTTGAATTTAACTATACACCTGGGAATGTGTTAAACTACGAGGCGTTAACTTCGCTTCTAACAGATGGTCTTATTAAGCATATCAGAAGGGATATGTCTAGTGTTTATTCAATAAATGCATATTTTGACTATTCTATTAGAAAATATAAACATTCGGATGGTTTTGTGGTTGTAAATTTTACAGTAGAGCCTAGGGTACTTGATGATGTTTTAAAATCTGTTAATGAGTATATGTTAGAGAGACAAAAGACAGATTACACGGAAGAAGATTTTGATTATGTTAAAAAAAATATTATCAAAGAAGAAGAAATCAAATTTCAATCTAATTTGCATTGGTGTTCGTCTATATTAGATTTGGTTCTCCGGACAGGGACATTTGAAGATACTATGAGTGCTACATTTATTGAAAATAATTTAAATAGAGATACCATAAATTCATTGTTGAAGAAAATTAATTTTGAGCAGAAGACAGAAATTGTTTTGGTACCAGAGAAAGAATAATCAATTTGGATTTTGGTTAAAAGGCATTTTGTTATCTTTGCTTGTCACGTCTTTGAAAAGGATTAGTAGCTCTCCAGCTATTAGTCCTTTTGCGTTCCATAGTAGTTTTTCTAATTTTGATGCCAATTCCTCATAATTTTTGGCATCAGATTTGTGAAAATATTTGGTATTAACTAAAAACTCTGCAATGTCTTCTTTTGGAATTTGGAGCATGTAGGCATAAAATTCGTTTATTACTAGGCTATTAGACTTAATGTCATAGTCCTTGCTGTCTAAAAATTTGATCCAAGCTCTTTTATCTTTTTGAGGAACATTTTTATACCATAAAGCAGAGATTGCTTTACTAATATTAGCATCTGTAAAGAAATACATGTGTAAAATTTCATGCATGAATATTATCATTTGGGCTTCCCTTGATATAGTTGCATCTTCTGAGTAAGTGGCAAATGCAATATTCCTTGATTTATCTCTGACTTTTATTGTATTGTCTTCAATGTATGCTAGTTTGTTGTTTATAATAATGTTTCTTAATATGAGCTCTTCTTTGTTTAACTTGGTGTTTGATTTTTTAGCCATGTTGAAAAATGTAATTATATCCTCGAGTCTATAATTATGTCCGGCCCATCCTTTTTTATTTTCTAGTTCTTCGTTTGATAATATCCTTCCTCGAAAATTTTTCTTCTCCATAAAAAATGCCAATCTCTTAAGCATTAAAGATTGATCTTTTAGGTGTTTAAATTTTAATACGTATATTTCAGGTTTCACTATAAGGTTGAAGATTTCAAAAGAATCTCTTCTATAATTTTCTTTTTTATAGTTAAAAATAAACTTTAAATCAGAACTTATTGGTTTATTGATATCATAATAGTCATTTGTGTTGATATATCCAATTTCACTTATTTGAATCATCTTATTGTTTCTACTCAACCTTATTTCATCTTTTTCATTTACTAATGATGTGTATTTTGTGAAATTGGACAATGCTATTTTTTGAGATTCTTTCTCTGAATATAAATCCGAAATTATGGGATTTAATATTTTTTCTTGGGCTTTAAACCCTAGGATGGGAAAAGTATTCTTATCAAGATTAAATTCGATAGAATATTCATTTTTACTAATTGATACTTTTAGATTTTGGGGGTTTGTTTCTCCTATTTCCGTATCTGAGCTTCTTATTTCAATATTATTCAATACAATGGATGAAACATTAGCCACTTTGACATCTACTGTCAACTTTTCGTTTGAATTAATCAGCCTTGGAATCTTGTATGAATAAACACCGCCTTGATTAACAACTTCTATACTTGCGTTTTCATTTATCTGAAGGCCTGGCAAAAGGGTGCTTAACTTTTTATCATCGCACTGTACGATGATTCGACGACCCTCTCCTGTTCGCTCCACACCACCTGCATTCATCTCATAAAAACTTGCTAATGAAAACAATATCGTTAAGAATTTTTTCATTACCACACAAAAAAGAGAGAAACCAACAGGTCCCTCTCTAAAACATCCTCTAGGGGAGTCGAACCCCTCTTGCCAGGATGAAAACCTGGAGTCCTAACCGATAGACGAAGAGGACATAATGAGCTCAGTAGGACTCGAACCTACGACAAACGCCTTAAAAGGGCGCTGCTCTACCACCTGAGCTATGAGCCCCAGTAATAAATCAAATCCACCAAAGCCAATGGTACCATTCATTTAAAAATACGTCAACACAAGTACCCGGGTCTTTTGAGCTGCACAGGACTCGAACCTGTAACCGGCGGATTAAGAGTCCGACGCTCTACCACTTGAGCTAGCAGCCCTTTATTGTCAAACTAGTAAATAGGATAAGTCTTTATAAGTTCAATGTCAAGAATTATTACTACTTTTTTCGATATGTCAAGAATTATTACTACTTTCAATATCTTCTAGCAACTTTTTTGCTTCTAAGTGATTGGGGTTTAAGTTTAGCAATGTTGTCAGAGTTTTTCTTGCTAAAATTTTGTTTTTTGAGCTAATTCTTGCCTTTGAAAGTTTTAACAGCAAATTTTGGTTATTTGGCAAGAATCTTAGAGCGTTCTCATATGAAAAATCGGATTCATTGTATCTTTCAAGTTTGTAGAAAGAATCTGCCATTAAGTTGTATACCTTCATTATTCTTGCTCCATTTGGATCAAGGCCAATGTATTCTTGAAAATATTTGAGTGCGTTTTTGTATTGCTTTTGGAAAAAATAAGACTCTCCCAACGCTTGAATTATCCTTGAATCATATCTTTTTATTGCAAGCCCTTTAACAGATTCCAGTTCGGCTCTCTTGTATTCACCTGCTCCTATTAGACTCCACACAAGTATTACCCTTGCATCCAAATTGGTTGGGTTCCGATTTAATTCTTCTTGAGTATTTATAATAGCCTCTTGAAACCTGCCTTCTCTGTACAATAAAAGCGAATCCTCCCTATTCTGTGCAACCAAAAAACCCGAATATGAAAAGATAAGTAAGATCATCTTTAAGTAAAACATTTTCCCTATCATTCGACCTCCATTACACAATTCCCTTCAAATATTGCTCCTGAATCTATGAAAAGTTCTTTAGTTTTTATATTGCCAATTAATTTTCCAGTTTTGTAAATTTTTATAGCATCTAAGGCTTCAACACTGCCTTTCATTGTTCCATGAGTTAGGAAATTGTTGCATTTAATTTCCGCTTCCACATTAGCTTTTTCTCTTAAATACACTGAACTTGTAGATTTTATGAAGCCCTTAAGTAAGCCTTCAACTATTATTGGCTTATTACTTTCTATGTACCCCTCAAATTCGAAATTACCCCTTATTACATTCTGAGTATTACTTTCCTCAAATTCTAGACTGTCTACGCCCATCTTAACTCCCAAAAATGAATGCATACTGCATCCATTTTTGTCCTAAATATTAATACGCCACACTTTGCTTTCAGTCTCTTCTTTGCCCTAAAAACCTTAGCAGATATAGGAATAAGTTTATGAAATCTAGATAGAGCTTCAAGGAAGCTACAACTACCATCCTATTCTTAAGTTCAGTCCCATCCTCTAACATTCTGTTCATCTTAGAGATATTTTGAACATCATAAGCTGTTAAACCCGTGAACAATATTACTCCCATTATTGAGATTAAAAAATTAAGCCCCGAGCTTCTGAAGAAAATGTTGAAAACAGAAGCGATAATAATACCCCACAGCCCCATAACAAAGTAACTTCCCATTTTAGTAAGGTCTGTACTAGTCGTGTATCCGTAAAAGGACATTGCAAGGAAGGTTAGAGAAGTAATTCCGAAGGTATAAAAAACAGAACCTTGGGTGTATATTAGGAAAACAGAGGATAGTGTTACACCCGTTAACGCTGAGTACCCTAAAAAAAGAGCCGTTGCTGTACTACTTGATATTTTCTCAATTGCACCGCTTATTGCGTAAACAAGCCCAAACTGCACGAGTATTATTGCCATAAATGACATCGGGTTTGAGAAGATTATGGACCGCATAACCATATTCTCAGATGTTGTGTAGGCGAACACAGCAGATATTAGAAGACCAATCGCCATTAGTCCAAAAACCTGAGCTAAGAACTTGTTTTTTATTCTTATCTCCTGTTTATCTTGAGTTAATTCAAACATAATAGTTCCTCCTTTTATTTGTTTCCTTCATTAAATTTCCTACATAATTCATCAAATACCGAGCTTGGAACTTTACCATATCTTAAAAATTCCATTGAAAACTCAGCTTTTCCTTGTGTAGATGATCTTAAAACAGTGGAGAATCCAAACATTTCGCTTAAAGGTACCTCAGCTTCAACTTTTGAAAAACTCCCCTCTTCAAGAGATCCCAAGATTATACCTCTTCTTTGATTTAGAAGCCCAAACATGTTGCCCTGAAATTCTGTTGGGCCCTCAAGAGTTACTCTCATTATCGGTTCAAGTATAGTAGGTCTTGCTCTATTATAAGCTTCTCTGAAGGCCCCAAGCGCTGCGAGCTGGAACGCAATATCAGATGAGTCTACAATGTGGTATTGCCCATCGTTAATTGTAACCTTAATGCCTACAATCGGGAAACCGATTAAGGTACCCTTTTCCATAGCTTTTTGGAATCCCTTATCACATGATGGAATATATTCCGTTGGAATTACTCCACCCTTTATGAGGTTTACAAATTCGTAAGTCTGTTCCTCTGTGTCAAGCGGTTCCATAAACCCAGCTACTCTTCCAAATTGACCTGCTCCTCCTGACTGCTTCTTGTGTGTATAATCAAACTCTGCCCTTTCCGTGATAGTTTCTCTGTATGCGACCTGAGGCATTCCCGTATCAACCTCTGCTTTAAATTCTCTCTTCATCCTCTCAATGTAGACCTCTAAATGCAACTCTCCCATTCCCTGTATTATCGTTTCACTTGACTCGGGGTCCACATAGGTCTTAAACGTAGGATCCTCTTTAGTAAACCTTCCAAGAGCCTTGGCCATGTTATCGGCTGATTTCTTATCCCTAGGCTTAACAGAAAGAGATATTACCGGAGCTGGAATATACATTGATGTCATTGAGTAATTAATCGAGGGATCACAAAAAGTATCCCCCGAAGCACATTCTATTCCAAATAGGGCTACAATATCCCCGCTACATCCAAATTCAATATCTTCAGTATTATCGGCATGCATTCTAATAAGTCTTCCAACTTTAAACTTCCTAGAAGTTCTTGAGTTAATAAGTTCTTGTCCCTTTTTTAAAATTCCTTGGTATATTCTGACATAAGTCAATTGTCCATACTGACCATCTTCTAACTTGAATGCAAGAGCCACAGTGGACAAGCTATCGTCCGTTTTAAGATTAACTTCTTTTTCATTATCGTTTATGTCAAGCGCCACATTCTTAATATCATGTGGAGAAGGCAAAAACTTAGTTACAGCGTCAAGTAAAAGTTGAACTCCCTTGTTCTTGTAAGCGGAACCCATAAATACAGGACATAGCTTTAAAGCCAAAGTACCAGCTCTAATAGCGTCGCATATCACCGCCTCACTAACACCTTTTCCTTCCATATGAAGTTCCATGAGCTCGTCGCTAAAGTCAGCCAAAGCATCAAGCATTATTTCTCGTTTTTCTTTTGCCTCATTTAACAGTTCAGCAGGAATCTCCTTTTCTATGATTTCCGTTCCATCTTTTCCTTCAAAGTAGTAAGCCTTCATCAGTATGAGATCTACAACCCCAAGATGCTTATCTTCAAGTCCAATAGGAATTTGCATTAAAACAGAGTTTAGGTCAAGCTTTTCTCTGAGTTGATCTTTTACATTATGAGGATTTGCCCCAGTCTTATCGCATTTATTTACAAATGCAAGACGTGGCACATTGTATCTCTTCAACTGTCTGTCAACCGTAATCGATTGAGACTGAACGCCTGCTACAGAGTCAAGGACCAGTATAGCTCCATCCAAAACCCTAAGGGAACGTTCAACTTCAATAGTAAAATCAACGTGACCCGGAGTATCAATGATGTTTATCGGATGTCCTTTCCATTCAACGTGAGTTGCAGCCGATGCTATTGTAATTCCTCTTTCTCTTTCAAGTTCCATCGAATCCATTGTTGCTCCAACTCCATCCTTTCCTTTAACTTCATGAATAGCGTGGATTTTGTTACAATAAAAAAGAATACGTTCTGTAAGTGTAGTCTTTCCTGAATCAATGTGAGCACTGATACCTATGTTTCGCAGTTTTTTATAGTCCATGGGATGCTTTCCCTCCTAAGTTTGTGTATATAGAACACTAATTCCCCTAGCCATTCTACATGATTTTTTTCAAAAAATCTATTTCGGTTGTGTCAAGTAATTTCGATTTAAGACTTAAATTATCCAAAAGCGAAATACGCTTTCTGGTTGTGCTTAAAGGGTTTCATTGCTAGTCTGTGCTGATCTGTTGGGGCTTGTGGGTGGTTGAGGAGCCACTGTTATATTGGTTGATTTACTTCTGGGATCCCTTGACTAAGCTTTATCCAGTGTAATACAATCATGTACAAGGAATATATCATTTAGTAAATTTTGATTTTATTGATTAAAAGTTCTCATATTTAATGAATTTACTCTTTCTTTACTTTATAGTTTTATACTCCTAAGAACAATCATTTGGAGGGTATAAGTTTGAATACTTTAACAATATCTCATGAGTTGAGCAAAATAAGTCAGGTCGATTACGATTCCGCCTTGTCGGAGCTTTCGGTGTTTTTCAAAGATGGTAGGGCTTATAAGTATTTTAAGATTGAGCCAAGGCATTTTAGTGTAATATCTAAACTTGTTCAAGAGAGAAAATCGGTTGGCAAGTACTTAACGGAACATATTTTCAACAAATATGATCAAGAAAAGCTTTAATTTAATTATTTAGTGGAAAAGGGCTCCGTGTATTGGGGGTCCTTTTTTATTTGCTTATTTGCATTTAAATGCTAGCTTGATTTTTAAAATAAAGACTTTAAAGATAATTGGTTGAGTTTTGTCAGCATAATATGTATAATTAAAGGGGTTAATTTTATATTTTAAATGTGTTAAAGGAGGAAGATATGAAAAGGTTTTTGATTGTCTTGAGTTTGTTTTCTGTGTGTTCAGACAACTTTTGCTAAGGTCTTTTACTTCTCAGCAGGCGTTAATTTTCAGACTAGTCTTGAGTCGTTTTTTTTGTTCAATAAAGACACGGGTACGGTGCTTGACAATTGGTTGAGTATGCGGTTTTTCTCTATCTTGAAGGATTTTAAGAGGAAGGCTATGCCTCGCTTTAATGTTCTTGTTAACAGTGCTACTGCTGTTTACAATTCTTATCGGGGAAATTACAATGCTATTATTAGCTTGCCTGATAGGTTGAAAGCAATGCAGATAGCAGATGTTTTTGAACTGGATTTGTCTTCTTTAAAGGATGTGAGGTCTATTTTAGCTAATGCCCATCAGCTTAGAGATACTTTTTTAAAGTTAAGTAAATTAGATGTTGGGACTTTAATTGAAAGGTTAGATGGAGTTAGTGGAATTGGCATTAAAAAGTTTATGATGCAGTTAGGAGAGACGACTAAACATGCTGTTGAATTAAAGGAAATGGTATTTGACCAGTTGGGCGAGTTTGGAGTTGGTAGTTCGGATGATGTTTTTGCATTGTTGGATGGAATTTCTACTCCGGGAAATGCTTTAAACGATGCTTTAAGGAAAAAGTTGTCACCTTTGTTTAGTACTGGTCTTCAGGGATATTTTCAAGTTGGACTTCCTATTGTGGACAGTGATTTTTATTTTGGGTTTGAGCTTGGATTTGGTATGAATTTTGGAAGAATGATTGTGCCTAATGCTAGACTTTTAAGAGATTCTTCGTCCGATAATTTGGGGTTTGGAGTAATGCCAAGACTTTTTGCCAAGTATGATATCTATTATTTAGCTGCTACCCTTTTTACGGGCTTTGGTGATAAATCTTTGGTAACAGATCCTGTTTATGTTGGAAATTTGGGTAATGAGAATAAGATAACTAGTCCTTTCAATGTTATTGAGACCGGATTTAGAATAAGATTGGCATTTCTTAATTTGGAAACATCGGTATTGTTTTCTGTTAGTGATTTTAAATATAGGGACCTGAGACTTGGACTTGGGTTTGAGATTCCAATCATTATTTAGGTTTTTGTGTTTGATTGGTGTTAAATTTTAATTTATAATGTTTGTCCTAAGTGGACAAACTTTGTGTTTTTATGTATAAGGTGTTCTTTTTTTTTCCTCTTTGTTTAGTGTTATCATGCAGTACTCTTTCTAGAGAATATCAGGCCATCTCAGATGAGTACTATAAACTTGCCAAATTGAATGAGGAGCTTGGGAACAATCAAGCATCTGTATCACTTTATGAGAGGTCTATTAAATTTAATTTAAATTTAAATAATGCATCTAGCTATAATTTTGTTTTAGCTTATATAAATTTAAAAAAATATGATGAGGCTGAGTCTAGCCTTGCGTCTTTATTGGAGAGTGATCCTGACAATATTTTATTGATCAATTTAAAAGCTTACTTGTTTTTAAGGAAGAATAGTTTGGATGAGTCTTTAAAATTTTATTTAAAGACTCTAGAAAGTGCTCCTGCTAATAAGGAAGCGTTGTTTAATGTCTTCTACATCTATCATTTAAGAAATGATAAGGAAAATACAAAAAAATACATATTAAAGTATAGAGAATTAAATTATCCTGTCCCTTCCAGTGCAAGTGATATAGTCTCTTCCATCTTAGAGAATTGATTCTAAAAATGGTTTTTGTGGTATAATGGGCCAATATTTGTTACAACTGCTCTTGTACTAAAAGTTTAGGGTTTAGTATCAGAGTTTGTTTAGATATTTTTGGAGGTTTAACTAACATGAGAGTAAGGGTTTTATTTTTAGGTTTGTTTATGCTTGTTTCTGTCAATAGTTTTTCGGACACCACTTTTGAACTTAATCTTGGATTTGGAGTAGACATACCGGTTAGTGTTATTTCAAATTTTTATAATACGGCTTTAGATTTGGGAGAGAAGCTGAAGAAGGACGTGAGTTCCGTAGAGAGAGAGGAAATAGTTCGAAGTTTTTCGGATATGGTTAATGTGTCTAAGACTGGTTTAAGTTATGGAGGCCATGCTCAAATGGGAGCAAGATTTGATGATCTTTTGTCACTTGGGCTTGAACTTGGATTTGATTTGAATTTATTTAAGGCAATAAGTCGTGAGGGACAATTGAATGATAGCTTTTCATTTATTGGAGCATTAGAGCCCAGATTTTATACAAGATTAGATTTTTTTATTGGTGCTGTTGCATTATTTACTGGACCTAGATTGAATGTGGCTACTGGTGTTAAAGATTCTATTTTGGATGATCTTGGTGTGTTTGCTTGGGATTTAGGAGGGAGGGCTGTACTTTCTTTCTTAATGCTTGAGGTGTATTATAGTTGGAACATTAAGAACAATGTATTTTCTGACTTAAAGGTTGGATTGGGGCTCGAGTTTGGAATTATATAGATCGCAGCATAGCTAATAATTGGTTTTGGGGTGTAGGTGGTTGTTTGGTGCAATTTCCTCACCCAAGTGTATGGTCCGTTTGTTAAGGGTTTTCGTTGGTCTTTTGTGTATTTTGGTTGATTTAATGTAGAATAGAAGAAGTGTTTTTGTTTAAGTGGGGAGTTTTCGAAATTGAGTCTGCTTATTAAGAAGTCGATAGGAATTGTTGCTTGTCCTGGTGGGAAGGTGTTTGCTGGTAAAATCATTGGAGAGCTTAGAAAGATATTTCTGCATGCTGAAAGACAGGTTGTTGAAAAAATTTCTAAAACTTCTAGTTGTTTGAAGGAAGATATTTTAAAGCTTGAGGGAATCTTGCCTCCTTTTTTGGAAGGGCTTGAATTTTCTAACATAGGGGTTGATGAAGACATGTCGATTCCTGTGAAGTTCGTCAAATTTGCCAATGGTGAATTTAAGTCAGAGATCTTAAAGACCATAAGAGATAGAGATATTTTTATTGTTCAGGATGTTTCTAACACATTTCCAGTTGATGTAAATGGAAATGAAAAAGTAGTCATGACAATCAATGACCATATGATGAATTTAATGACTACAGTAGATGCATGTATTCAGGCTAAAGCGAATTCTGTAAGTGTTATCGTTCCTTCTTATCCTTACTCAAGACAGGATAAAAAACATTCAAGAGAGGGACTAACGGCAAGTCTCTTTGGGAGATTTTTAGAAGAGTTGGGAGTTAAACATATTTTAACATTAGATATTCATTCAAAATCCATTGAGAATGTTTTCAGAAGGTCGTATTTTGAAAATTTGAATGTATCTTACGAAATTTTTGAAGTTTTAGCCGATCTGATAGACATTAAAGATTTAAATTTGGTAGTTGTTTCTCCCGATACAGGGGCTGTTAATAGAAATAAGTTTTTCGCATCTAGTCTTAAGAGGCCTTTAG
The sequence above is drawn from the Borrelia sp. RT5S genome and encodes:
- a CDS encoding M48 family metallopeptidase — encoded protein: MYKVFFFFPLCLVLSCSTLSREYQAISDEYYKLAKLNEELGNNQASVSLYERSIKFNLNLNNASSYNFVLAYINLKKYDEAESSLASLLESDPDNILLINLKAYLFLRKNSLDESLKFYLKTLESAPANKEALFNVFYIYHLRNDKENTKKYILKYRELNYPVPSSASDIVSSILEN
- a CDS encoding ribose-phosphate pyrophosphokinase is translated as MSLLIKKSIGIVACPGGKVFAGKIIGELRKIFLHAERQVVEKISKTSSCLKEDILKLEGILPPFLEGLEFSNIGVDEDMSIPVKFVKFANGEFKSEILKTIRDRDIFIVQDVSNTFPVDVNGNEKVVMTINDHMMNLMTTVDACIQAKANSVSVIVPSYPYSRQDKKHSREGLTASLFGRFLEELGVKHILTLDIHSKSIENVFRRSYFENLNVSYEIFEVLADLIDIKDLNLVVVSPDTGAVNRNKFFASSLKRPLALLYKERDYSRVVHSVSDSNISVTKLLGDVEGKNVFMSDDMLATGGTFIKAVKLLKSMGAKKIICAISLPFFNGDAIKYFDKAYEEGYFYKIIGTNAVYHDSELINKPWYCEANVAHIFAGAIFAIHNRISLQKILDRSDDIQSLISKR